From Chloroflexota bacterium:
AGATACGGATTGAGGTCGGGAACGTACCCCGTCACCTCGATGCCTGGCTGGGCCGTGGCAAGCTCGCGAATGTGTTCTGGCGGCTTGCTGCCGACAACGTAGAACGTACTGTCTCGAAGCTCTTGCCGAACCAGCGGGTACACATCGCGCGCAAACCAGGCGACCCCCTCGGCGTTCGGCGGGTAGAACATCGTCGCCATGCTCACGATGTGCCGCGCCCGATCGGTGCGCGGCTTGAAGGCGAACGTGTCGGTGTCGACGGCGATGGGCACGACCGTGGCCCGGATCGATGCATTTGCAGCCGCTTCCAGATCACGCAGGTCGCCGTCGCTGACCACCAGCACCCCATCGAACGCCCGACAGAGCGCCCCTTCGTACGACCGCACACGCCGCCATTCGAGCTCGGCGACCAGCCGCCGCGCACCCCACGGCTCGTGACGGGCCACCCGCTTGACGATCGTCCAGACGGCGTTGTGCTCGTCCAGCACGCGGACGCGTACCGGCAGGTCGACGGCAAACTGTCCCATCGTCAACTGGTCGGCATGTACCGCGTCGATGTTGTGCAGGTAGAGCAACTGCTGGACGCGGCACCGGAAGATGTCGGAGTCGTCACGCTCGACCAGGAAGGGCCGACCGCTGCCCCACGACGTCAGGAGCGACGCGACGTCCCGCAGGGTCGACCGCTGAATGCGGACCGTATCGACCGTCTCGCACCACTCCTTGAGGGCTTCGGCGTCGCGCTCCTCCGCCTCCGAGCGGACGAAGGAGACGAGATGCAAGGTGTGCTTGCGCGCCAGGTGACGCAGCACGTTGAAAGTCTTGATCTTGGGGCCGCTGTCAGCGGGAAATGGCAGGACTTGCGTCAAGAACAGGATACGCACAGCCGCCTCCCTCCACGTGGTTGCGTCATTGCGAGGAGCGCACGGCGACGCCAGGGCCGCTCAGCGCCAGGACTGCTCAGCGGGCGCCGTGCAGGCGGTAGAGGTCGTAGTCGCCGATCGAGCGGATCAGCTCCGGCCGCGTGTGGTGTATGAACGCACGGTAGGCATCGGTGTACTTTCCAAAGCGGCCGACGAGCAGGTACTCGGGCGAAGACACCTGCATGGGGTCGTACTCTTGCTGTGCGCTGCCACCCAGCCACTTCGCACGAACGGCACGGTCGAGCCAGCCGGACGGCGGATAGTGAAAGGCGTGGTCAGACAGGAACCCCATCTCAGGCTCCCAGGTCTCGACGATGGTCTCCTGGGGGACGGTCTCGTTCAGGAACGCGGCCATTCGCTGCGGCGAGTCATCACGCGCGGTCACGACGCTCCGGGCCGTTTCAGCCAGCCCCATGCCGATGGGGATGACCACCACGGCCAGGACGGCGATGGCCCGGAGCCGTGTCCGCAGATTCCCGACCCGGTCGAACAGCGGGCGCAGCACGTCGGCGATGAGCCGGGCGCTCAGCAACGTGGTCAGGGCCAGCGCGGGAAACGCGTAGCGCGGCCAGCCGATGGAGCCAAACGCGAACCACGTCAGGCCGCACACGGCGAAGAGCATCAGGAAGGCGTGCGGCAGTACCCGTGAGGTGTCCCGGCGCACGAAGGCCAGGCCGTACAGCAGCGACGGCAGTACCCAGAAGCCGGCGTTCTCGGCGCTGAACAGGAACTTCAGGCTGCTGAAGATCCGCTGCGGGACGAAGACAAAGATCGCGCCGGCTGAAGCATCGCGCGCCAGCGCCAGCGTCCGGCCAAGCTCGTCGGTCCCCAGCAGGGGCAGGAGCGGCGTCAACTGGCACAGCCCTGCGCCGCCGAACACGGCGGCGAGTGGCAGCACCGTCTGCCTCCAGGAGAGCGCGCGGTAGTACAGCCGGTCCACGGCCCAGAGCAGCAGCAGCGTCGGCACGAGGATGAGGGCGAACTGATTCTTGGTCAGCGCGGTCAGCCCGAACGCGACGCATGCCAGCAGGAGGCAGCGCAGCTCACGCGCGCCCGCCTCGACGCTCCGGGACCAGGTGAGGAGTGCGAGCGACAGGAAGGCGAGCGCCGGAACCTCGCCCAGCACCTGCCGCCCGAGGTACAGCAGATTGATGCCGGGCATGCTGACCAGGAGCGCCAGGGCCAGGGCCGCGATCCGCCAGCCGTACAGATAGCGGGCGAGCGCGCCGAACGCCGCCAGCGCCAGCAACAGGTACGCCACCATCACCAGCCGCGCCTGCACCAGCCCGATGCCCGCGAGCTTGAAGACGCCGGCGATCGGCAGCAGGACGGTCGGCCCGACGCCCGTCGTGGGGCCAAAGAAGCGGTAGCCCTCAGCGCTGCGGTCTGCGTAGACGCCGTCCACCACCAGCGTCTTCGGCACGTGCAGGTGCGACCCTTCGTCGAACCACGTCACCGGATACCGTTCCAGGTTGAACAGCGACAGCACGGCAATGCCGCCAACCGCGCAGAACAGCAGCAGCCCGCCAGCGTACCGCCAGAGGGTGTCAGTTACCCGCGGGCGCGCCTGCGCTTTCGTACGGAGCATCTCGACCGCCGCCATCAGAGGCTCACCACCGTGGGATGTGCCGTCGGCTCTGACGGCAGCGCGCGGGACGGGACGTGAACCGCCTCAGTGGCCGCGGTGCGCCCGAACCCCACCGCCAGCAGCAGCCCCCCGAGCACGGCCAGCGGCGCGAGGCTCCACCACCCGCGCAGGCCGGCCAGCGTTCCGAGATTGCGCGCCACATCGCCGGCCAGCAGTGCCGGCCAACTGTGCATCCAGAGCGGATACGGCTCGAAACCCGGGAACGCCTGCCCGCCGATGGTCATGCTCCACACCGCCACAAGCGACCAGGCCACCGTCACGGCGAACAGGGCCTGCACCAGGCGCACCTGCCCGAACCGCGCAAGCGCCACGCCGATACCCACGGCCAGGAACGGGAGCATCGGCACCAGGTAGCGCGGCCCGACGCCAAACCCGCCAGACCACATGCCCGAGGAGCTGTTGAACGCCACGAAGCTGCCGACGCTCCAGGCGCAGACCAGCCCTTCCGGCCAGGATCCGCGGTCTCGGAGCATGAGCGCCAGCCCCACAATGCCGAAGAGCAGGACCGGGGAGAGGCTGAACAGGCCGCGATACAGCCCGAACGTGACCCCCCAGAACGCCTCCCAGGTCGGTGCGGACAGACTGTAGAGCCCCGCCTGGTGCTCGTTCTGCCAGAGCGCGGAGTAGGAGTAGCCGACCGGCAGCGGCGTCCCGAAGATCAGCTGATTGTGGATGGCCATCACCAGCAGCGGCGGCAGCGCCCCCAGCGCGATGACGAACCCGGTTGACAGGCGGCGCGTCATGCCCAGGGCGTAGAGACCAAGGCCGCCGATGATGAGCGCCGTCGGATACTCGCTGATGAGCGACAGGCCCATGAGCAGCCCGACCGTCAGCAACCGCAACGCGCCGGGGGCCTGTTCGCGCCAGAGCAGGGCAAAGCTGCCGAACAGCAGCGCGGCCGTCAGCTGATGGCTGTACAGCGCGCCAGCGTAGGGGAATGCGCTGGTGGCCAGACCGTAGACCAGCGTCACCAGCAGACGCAGCGGGGCCGGCGCTCCCAGCCGCCCGAGGACGCGATACAGCACGACGCCGAGCACGGCCGAAGGAATGGACACGACGGCCCACGTCGCGATGGCCTGCGCGATCGCCATTGTCACCTTCTCGCTGGCCGCCTCGCCGGGCTTGAGCGTCTGCCGCAGCGCCTCACCCTGGGCGAGCCGCTCGACGATCCGCTGCCCGGCGCCGGTGTCGAGGATCGCCTTCGCCAACGCATAGGGCGGCACGCCGAGCAGGGCCGGCCCAGGCGCTTTGTCGCTGTAGCGGTGGCCGCGCAGCTCGGCATAGTCGCCCGTCGTGCCGATGTACGAGTCGATCTCCAGCCGCCCCTCATGCACAATCGCGAGGATCAGGGCCACCCGTGACGTCTGGCTCCAGTCCGCGTAGCGGGGCAGGAAGTAGGCGTAGCACAGGAGCAGCAGCAGGAGCATGCACCACTCGGCTCGACTCAGCCGCGTCAGGAGATGCGTACGAAACGTGCTCATCTCCGTGCCCTACGGTCCGTGCTGCTTCGGCACGGCAGTGTCGGAGGTCGAGCCGCGGGCTGACCCTGGCAGGGCCGGCATCCGGCCAGCGCCCCAGGCGCCCATCGAGCGTAGGCCGGCCATGAAGCCACGCTGCTGCGGCACGAAGTAGTAGCCGTACAGGTTGAGCTGCTCCCACGGCACCGCGTTCAACACCACGGCGCGCAGCCGCGTCGGCAGGCCGTTCAGGATGTCCAGGGCTGCCCGCAGGTCACGGCCGTTGGTCCGCTCGTACCGCGCGACGAACAGGGTGTCCGGGACCGACCCGGTCAGCACCGCCGCGTCCGCCACCGCGAGCAGCGGCGGGCCGTCCACAATCACGTAGTCAGCGTTGCTCCAGGCCGCCAGCACCAGCGCCTCGGCGGAGCGACTGAGGATCTCTGTCGGGTTGCCAACGGGAGTCCCGGCGGGGATCAGGCGCAGGCGCGGCAGGGCCGTATGGACGGCGTACCGGTCGATGTCGTAGTTGGCCTCGCGCATCATGGCGCTGGCGCCCTCGCGGTTTGGCAGGCCGAACAGCGAGTGGAGCACCGGCTTGCGCAGATCGAGATCGATCAGGATGACGTTCGAGCCGCCCAGTGCCAGCGCCGAGGCGAGGTTGGCCGCCGTGGTTGACTTCCCCTCGCCGTTCGTCGCGCTGGTCACCAGCAGAATGTGGGAGCCGTTTCCGAGCACTCCGAACCGGAGTTGTGCGGCCAGCAAGCGGTACGCCTCTGCTGCCAGCGAGTCCGGCTCCGTCAGAACGGCGACGGCGGTGTCGCTGGCGCCAAGCCGGGGGATGTACGCGACGAGCCCATCCAGCGCCGAGCGCATCGCCCCTCGGATGTCGTCACCCGAGCGCACGCGCCGGCCGAACATCTCCGCCGCGACGATGCCCGACGACACGACCAGCACGCCGGCCGCCGCTGCAAGCGCGACGAACCAGGTGGTACGCGGGCCGGCCGGGCTGGTGGGGATGGCCGCCGGCTCGATGATCGACAGACTGTTCGGGTCGGAGCGCCCTTCGAGCGCGCCGAGGACGTCGTTGTAGTTGTTGCGCCAGGTGGACAGGTTCAGCTCGATGGCCTTGATCTCGTCCTGCCGGTCGAGCACGCCCCGGGCCGTCGTCTCCTGGCCGAGCGCGGCCTGCTTCTTCGCCAGCTCGGCCCGCCCCTGCTCGATCTTGGTCTGGAGCGTGGCCAGCTCGTCACGGAGAAACTGCTGCCGCTGATCGAGCTCCTGCTTGCGCGCGCGGGTCGGGCTCGCCTCGACGAGCTGATCGGCGATGGACGCGGCGATGTCCCGCGCACGCACGGGGTTCGTGTCCATCGCGCGGATCTCGATGGTCAGCGCGCCATTCGGGTGAATGACGACGATCCGCTGCCGCAGATCCTCCCAGGTCGTCTGCAGCCCCAGCGAGCGAACGGCGCCGTCCAGGATCGGCTGGCGCTGCGCGATCTGCGCGTAGCCCGTCGCCAGATTCTGGGCAACGGAGAACTCGTTCTCGCCGGGCTTCGGGCTACGCAGCACGTCGCCGACCATCAGCGTCGTCGATGCGACGAACGTTGGCGGCACCTGGCGTATCGCGTGATAGGTCAGCAGCCCGGCCATCCCACCCACGGTGAGGACGAGCCACCAGAGCCGAACCAGAGCTTCAATCGCGCCGTTGAGATTTACCATTGTCACGACATCCCGGGAGGATGGGCCGCCGCAAGGAACGATGGGCAGCGGTGGAGAGGTTCCCCACGCTGGTCTGCACAGTGCACCCAGCGCACGATGGTCACACGCATGGTCGTCACCGCCTGACCAGGAATCTGCGAGCCACGAACAGCAGCGCCAGCACGCTGGTACTGCCGACGATACCTGCCACCACGGGCCATGGAGACGGCTGAAGCGACTCCGCGGGCGCGAGCGGCTCGCCGGCCCATTGACCAGATGCTTGACCGACCGTCGGCGCAGGCGCGACTGGCGTCGGCACGAGCAACGCCGGGTTGGCAGTGTCGGGCTGGGGCGCCGCTCGGTCCGGCAGGGCCACTGGAGCGACGTGCGGCGCTGATGTCACCTTCGAGCTGTACCAGATGCCCGTCGGCACCCGATCCACCGAGGCCGAGCTGCCTCCGAACCACGCCACGTGCAGGCGGTTGCCCTCGCCCACCGCCACGCGTGGCCACTCCGGGAAGGGCGCAATCGAGGCCCGTGTGATGATCTCCGGATTCGCCCAGCTGTAGCCAAGCCATTCGAGGTGGACGAGCGACATCGTTGTGGTGGACGCGCTGGTGTAGGCGACCGCGACGAGGTGCAGGCGGCCGGCGCTGTCCGTCGCCATGTCGTACCGGTCGAATGGGCGCGCCACGCCTCGGACGATGCCGCCGATGCGGGCCGGCGGCGACCACGTCTGGCCGTCATTCGAGCGCTGGAAATAGACGGTGTCCGTCTCGTACTCGCGCCAGACCAGCACGATCTGTCCCCGCCCGTCCACCCCAACGGCCGGCTGAACCCGCCACCGCGTCCCCTCAAACTGCTTCGGGTAGAGGACGCCCGCCTTGGCGGGGGCGAAGGTGGTGGTCTTCCAGGTCGCGCCACGGTCCGTCGAGCGCGCGTACACGAAGCCAACCGGCACGCGGGAGGATGGATCTTCCGGATCGACGACCTCCCAGACGGCGTGGAGATCGTCGTTCTGTCCCAGCTTGAGCTGCAGCCGCCAGCGCGACACGGCGAGCGCTGTCTCGATAGCGACTGGCGAAGACCAGGTCCGGCCGCCGTCGTCCGAGCGCCGATAGTACGGCGCGTACTGCTTGTCGTCGCCGGGCTCGGTCATCAGCGCGTGCAGGCTGCCCTGGCTGTCGGTCACGATGTCCGAGAAGTAGGCGGGCTTATGGTGGCTGATGGCAATGCCAGCGGACCAGGCATTGGGCTTCGTGCCGTCCTGCACGTTCACGGATGCGTAGCGGATCGGCTCGTTCTCCGCGCCGCCGACAACCGGCTCTCGGAGGTTGAGGCCACGGTAGAGCATGTGCAGTTTGCCGTACTGATCGGTCGTCAACGAGGAGCGCAGCGCGTCCCCTTCGTCGCCAATCGCTGCGATCTCGTTGGGAGGCGTCCAGCGCTGCCCGTTCAGCGATGCGTAGATGAGCCATCCAGCGGCGTCGCTGGCGCGCTGACTGTCCTCCATGGACGTGGCCGCGGGCCGCTGGGGCGCGCGCCCGTTCCAGACGATGTGGACGCGGCCCGAGGGATCCACCGCGATGGACGGAAACCACCCCCCGGCGCGCGGGTCCGGCCCGGAAACCGGGAACGGCGTGCTCCAGCGCTCGTCGTCGGCCGCGGATGCTGCCGGGGCGTCCACGGACAACAGCGACACGCCGAGACAGAGCGCGAACGTGACCAGCAGTACCAGACGTCGCACCATCCGTATCCTACTGCCCTGTCGCCGCGGCTGTAGCCTGCCGCACCCGATAGACGGTCGTTTCGGCCTGGACATAGGCCGGCTCCAGGTAGGCTGCCCGGCGCGGGTCGAACGCCCCGATGGCGCGCTCGGCCGGCCCCAGGAAGACGAAGCGGACGTGGTAGCGTGCCAGTGTGCGCTGCCGCTCGGCGTCGTCGGAGCCAGCGGCGAAGAACCGGTTCACCATCTCGCGCTTCCCGAAGAAGTCCAGGGTGTTCGCACCGTGCCCCAGGAAGGCATGCGCTCCGGTGTAGCCTGGCACGTAGTGTCCGATGGACAGCGAGCTGAGCACGACATCGGACGGCGCGGCGTTGGCCTCCAGCCACCGGAGGGCGGACACGTCGTCGCGATGGAGGTAATCCGGATAGGTGTGGCGGTTCAAGTCCACGATGCGCCACGAGAACAGGTAGAGGTTCGTCGGGAGCACCAGCAGCACGATGGCCAGCGGTGTGAACCTGACCAGCCCGGCGAGCCGCCCCGGCAGGGTCTCGCGCAGCCAGGGCATCACATGGCGGTAGAGCCCGATGGTCGTGAGGATCGCGAGCGGCACCTGAATGCCGCTCAGCAGGTTGATCTGGAAGTTGAACGGGAGGTAGATGATGAGGGCGTTGACTGCCAGCCAGCCTGTGACGAACAGCTCCTCGACGCTCCGCAGGCGCAGCGGCACGAATCCCCGGAAGGTGAGCGCGGCCACGATGGCCGGCACGCCCAGGTAGATCAGCAGCTGCGCTGGCTGCGGGGTGAACACGCCCAGGTTGCGGTACTGCTCCAGCACTTGCCGCCACTCAGCGCTGCCGGCCGAGACCCACATCCAGTAGAGCACGCTCGGGGCCGAGAGGCCGTAGAACGCGGCCAGCATCATGATCCAGCGCCAGCGCCAGCCGTCGCGCAGAACCGTGACGACGCCGAACGTCCCGACGACGGAGTAGGCCGTCACGATGTTGTACGGGTGGGCGAAGCCGAGGCCGCAGCACAACAGGCCGGCCAGCAGCGCCCGCCGTCCACACTGCCGGCGGTACGCATCGAGCATCAGGCCGAGCGAGCCGATCAGCATCGAGGCCGACAGGATCATGTGTGGCACCACCATGATGCCGAAGAAGGAGTTCCCGGGGAACCCGTGCACCAGCAGGGGCAGCGGCAGCTCGCCGAGCACCTGTTTCGCCAGCACCAGCACCCAGCCAAAACCCGAAGTCACGCAGGCCAGCGCCACGGCGACACGCCGCTCCCTGCCGGGCAGCACCAGCCCCGTGAACGCCCCGAGCACCAGCACGAACGTCATGCCAGCCAGGACGCGGAACCCCTGGTTGATCGCCGCGAAGCTCCAGCCGGTCCAGGCCTCGATGCGCCCAACCAGCCACCACACGGGGTTGAAGAACGTCGCCGGGCCCGGCTCGGGGGTCAGCTTGTTCTCGACGAAGACGCGGTCACGGGACTCGCGCGCCCAGGACATGTACTGCGAGTAGTCATGGGTGGTGAAGGTGATACCCATGAACTGACGGTCGGCCGGCGCTGACGCGTACGCCCAGGCGTAGGGCGCCGTCGTCACCACCAGGAGCAGGGCCGCCAGCGACAGCAGGAACGGCAGATCGGCTCGCCAGACGCTGATGCGAGCGGGGCGCGCGACGACGCGGGCGAATCCCCCGGTCCGTGCAGCAGTCGTCGGCGTGAGGGGCGCCGAAGCCTCCCGCACGGCGGCATGGTCGATGATGGCCATGGACGGCTCCCGTCAGATGTGGCTCAGAAGGTACCGGTACGAGGCGACGTTGTTGCGCGCCCGCTCTCGGGCGGGCGGCCCGGCAACTGCGCTTGCGCCGGCCCAGGCGAGCAGCTTCAGCAGCGACAGCGAGCGGACGAGGCCGAGGAAGACGGCGCTCTGCAGCGTCCCGTGGTTCTTCCGAAAGTAGAGCCACTTGCTCCGGTAGATCTGTTCCCGCCGCCGGGTTGCATCCCGACGATAGCTGCCTGCGACGAGGTGGACGGCGCGGGCTTCCGGCAGATAGCTCGTCGTCCAGCCGGCCTGTCGTGCGCGGAAGAACCAGTCCACTTCCTCGGCGTACATGAAGTACGCCTCGTCGAGGCCGCCGATCTGCTCGACGGCGGCCCGCCGCAGCAGCACGAACGCGCCGCAGACCCAATCGACAGGACGGGCCTGCTGGCTCTCTGCTTCGGTGTGGCTCGGAAAGGTGGGCGGCAGCAGCCAGCGCGACAACCCCGAGAGGAGCAGCACCTCGCTGTACAGCGTTGGAAAGTCGGCGTAGGAGCCTTGAAACGAGCCGTCTGGGTTGAGCAGCGTGCCGCCGACCGCTGCGACGTTCGAGTGCTCGTCCAGGTGCTGGCACATCCGCTCAACGGCGTCAGGCTCCAGGGTTGCGTCGCTGTTCAGCAGCAGGAGGTAGCGGCCCGTGCTGGCCTCGATCCCCTGATTGACGGCGGCCGCGAACCCGCGATTCTCGGCGTTCCGGACCAGCACGACGTTCGGAAACCGCGCGGCCACGTGCTCCGCGCTGCCGTCGGACGAGGCGTTGTCCACCACAACAATCTGGTGGCTGCGCGCGCCGATTCGCTCGCCGACCGTTTCGATACACGAGGCCAGCAGCTCTCGCGTATTGAAGCTGACGACGATGACGGAAAGCTCCATGCTGGCTCCTGCTTCAGTGCGTGGTCTTGTGCGCCGCCCGTGCGGCGTACGCGGCCAGGAATCCGAGGAACACCCAGGTGTGCACGGTGTAGCGGAACCCGGCGATGCCCTGGTTGTAGACAAAGGGGATGACCCAGTCGCCCAGGGCCATCGCGATGACCGCGCCGATCAGACCGCCGGCAGCGGCAGCCGTGAACCCGCCAGCAAACCCGGCCCGCCAGCTTCGGCAGGCCCGCCATGCGACGATGCCGAGCGCACCAAGCAGCCAGAGGAAGGCGACCACGCCGATGATCCCGGTCTGCGCCGCGATATCCACGTAGTTCGAGTGGGTGGACATCGACGATCCAGACCCCACGTACAGCGTCATGTAGTAGGCCGCGTAGCCGGCCGGCCCCGTTCCGAGCACGGGATACTGGCTCAGGAGATCCCACGCCTGCATCCAGATGTCCAGCCGCGAGTCCGATCCCTCGTCGATATTCGACTCGACGACCGCGTCGAAGATGCGGTCGGAGAAGGCCACCAGGAACGGGGCCGCCACGATGATGCCGAGCCCGGCCAGCAGCCGTGACCGCACCAGCGTGATGATGCCGACCGCCACCAGCGCCGGTATCCACCCCGAGAGCCAGACCGTCTGAAGAATCACCACCTTGAACAGGTACGCCCCTGCCAGGCCGATCAGCCCCAGCCGTCCGATGGGGCCGAGCCGGCGATTGAAGAGCGCCTGACCGTAGGACAGGGCCACGGCCCAGAGGGTGAACAGCCCGTTGGTGTTCAGGAAGGCCAACCGGGTTTCCAGCCCCACGTAGTAGCTGGAGATCGCGACGACACTGACCGCCAGATACGCCCAGGTGGCGACGCGGCAGTACCAGTCCTCCTGGCCCAGGTTGGCGCCTAACAGGAGCAGGCCAAGCGAGATGACCGTGACGGTGACCGCCGCGACCTGCACCAGCGCGAACGAGCTACCCAGCCGCAGGGCGACGCGCGGATCCACCAACACGTTCGATGCGATACACGCCAGCACCCAGACCAGACACAGGATGGCGACCGGCGCATTGAGCGGCGTCCGCACCAGGAACGCTCGGCGGCTGAAGACCAGCCAGCCGATCCAGAGCACGAACAGCGCGATGGAGATGGCGAGCGCCGCGACGATCGTGCTCTGCGTTCCCGTCCCCAGCGCAAACGGTACGACCGCACCAACCGTCGGCACGGACGCCAGCCCGTACCCGAGGACGCGGGCGAACCGCTCGGTCGGTGCCATTGGCTGCCGTTCGCCCAGGCTGCGCTCGCTCCAGGTGGCGGCGGGCGAGGGCACAACATCCCCTCGATGCACCGGCCATACTGCCGCCGAGGCCACCGACGCAGGCCGCTGCAACGCAGCCGACTCGTGCTCCATCGCGGTCATGCACCCCCAGGGATCTGCGAGGTTACAGCGTCGCTGGCGGCGCGCCAAACCGCCCCAGCAGAAAGTCAGCGAGTGCTCGCAACAGCACTGGGACATACATACGTCGCTGTCGATACCGTGGCCGGAGCGTCCAGCTCATCGCCGTCCGCAGGAGATCCAGCG
This genomic window contains:
- a CDS encoding glycosyltransferase, with amino-acid sequence MRILFLTQVLPFPADSGPKIKTFNVLRHLARKHTLHLVSFVRSEAEERDAEALKEWCETVDTVRIQRSTLRDVASLLTSWGSGRPFLVERDDSDIFRCRVQQLLYLHNIDAVHADQLTMGQFAVDLPVRVRVLDEHNAVWTIVKRVARHEPWGARRLVAELEWRRVRSYEGALCRAFDGVLVVSDGDLRDLEAAANASIRATVVPIAVDTDTFAFKPRTDRARHIVSMATMFYPPNAEGVAWFARDVYPLVRQELRDSTFYVVGSKPPEHIRELATAQPGIEVTGYVPDLNPYLDKSAVLVVPLHSGSGMRVKILEAFARGVPVVSTTIGVEGIEARHGEHLLVADTPEAFAQAVVRTVSQPDEARERAQAARRLVEDRYDMQTALGKLDDLYQDELGQARASRPVDITCGSAG
- a CDS encoding glycosyltransferase family 39 protein gives rise to the protein MAAVEMLRTKAQARPRVTDTLWRYAGGLLLFCAVGGIAVLSLFNLERYPVTWFDEGSHLHVPKTLVVDGVYADRSAEGYRFFGPTTGVGPTVLLPIAGVFKLAGIGLVQARLVMVAYLLLALAAFGALARYLYGWRIAALALALLVSMPGINLLYLGRQVLGEVPALAFLSLALLTWSRSVEAGARELRCLLLACVAFGLTALTKNQFALILVPTLLLLWAVDRLYYRALSWRQTVLPLAAVFGGAGLCQLTPLLPLLGTDELGRTLALARDASAGAIFVFVPQRIFSSLKFLFSAENAGFWVLPSLLYGLAFVRRDTSRVLPHAFLMLFAVCGLTWFAFGSIGWPRYAFPALALTTLLSARLIADVLRPLFDRVGNLRTRLRAIAVLAVVVIPIGMGLAETARSVVTARDDSPQRMAAFLNETVPQETIVETWEPEMGFLSDHAFHYPPSGWLDRAVRAKWLGGSAQQEYDPMQVSSPEYLLVGRFGKYTDAYRAFIHHTRPELIRSIGDYDLYRLHGAR
- a CDS encoding polysaccharide biosynthesis tyrosine autokinase; the protein is MVNLNGAIEALVRLWWLVLTVGGMAGLLTYHAIRQVPPTFVASTTLMVGDVLRSPKPGENEFSVAQNLATGYAQIAQRQPILDGAVRSLGLQTTWEDLRQRIVVIHPNGALTIEIRAMDTNPVRARDIAASIADQLVEASPTRARKQELDQRQQFLRDELATLQTKIEQGRAELAKKQAALGQETTARGVLDRQDEIKAIELNLSTWRNNYNDVLGALEGRSDPNSLSIIEPAAIPTSPAGPRTTWFVALAAAAGVLVVSSGIVAAEMFGRRVRSGDDIRGAMRSALDGLVAYIPRLGASDTAVAVLTEPDSLAAEAYRLLAAQLRFGVLGNGSHILLVTSATNGEGKSTTAANLASALALGGSNVILIDLDLRKPVLHSLFGLPNREGASAMMREANYDIDRYAVHTALPRLRLIPAGTPVGNPTEILSRSAEALVLAAWSNADYVIVDGPPLLAVADAAVLTGSVPDTLFVARYERTNGRDLRAALDILNGLPTRLRAVVLNAVPWEQLNLYGYYFVPQQRGFMAGLRSMGAWGAGRMPALPGSARGSTSDTAVPKQHGP
- a CDS encoding exo-alpha-sialidase — encoded protein: MVRRLVLLVTFALCLGVSLLSVDAPAASAADDERWSTPFPVSGPDPRAGGWFPSIAVDPSGRVHIVWNGRAPQRPAATSMEDSQRASDAAGWLIYASLNGQRWTPPNEIAAIGDEGDALRSSLTTDQYGKLHMLYRGLNLREPVVGGAENEPIRYASVNVQDGTKPNAWSAGIAISHHKPAYFSDIVTDSQGSLHALMTEPGDDKQYAPYYRRSDDGGRTWSSPVAIETALAVSRWRLQLKLGQNDDLHAVWEVVDPEDPSSRVPVGFVYARSTDRGATWKTTTFAPAKAGVLYPKQFEGTRWRVQPAVGVDGRGQIVLVWREYETDTVYFQRSNDGQTWSPPARIGGIVRGVARPFDRYDMATDSAGRLHLVAVAYTSASTTTMSLVHLEWLGYSWANPEIITRASIAPFPEWPRVAVGEGNRLHVAWFGGSSASVDRVPTGIWYSSKVTSAPHVAPVALPDRAAPQPDTANPALLVPTPVAPAPTVGQASGQWAGEPLAPAESLQPSPWPVVAGIVGSTSVLALLFVARRFLVRR
- a CDS encoding glycosyltransferase family 2 protein, which encodes MELSVIVVSFNTRELLASCIETVGERIGARSHQIVVVDNASSDGSAEHVAARFPNVVLVRNAENRGFAAAVNQGIEASTGRYLLLLNSDATLEPDAVERMCQHLDEHSNVAAVGGTLLNPDGSFQGSYADFPTLYSEVLLLSGLSRWLLPPTFPSHTEAESQQARPVDWVCGAFVLLRRAAVEQIGGLDEAYFMYAEEVDWFFRARQAGWTTSYLPEARAVHLVAGSYRRDATRRREQIYRSKWLYFRKNHGTLQSAVFLGLVRSLSLLKLLAWAGASAVAGPPARERARNNVASYRYLLSHI
- a CDS encoding O-antigen ligase family protein — translated: MPSPAATWSERSLGERQPMAPTERFARVLGYGLASVPTVGAVVPFALGTGTQSTIVAALAISIALFVLWIGWLVFSRRAFLVRTPLNAPVAILCLVWVLACIASNVLVDPRVALRLGSSFALVQVAAVTVTVISLGLLLLGANLGQEDWYCRVATWAYLAVSVVAISSYYVGLETRLAFLNTNGLFTLWAVALSYGQALFNRRLGPIGRLGLIGLAGAYLFKVVILQTVWLSGWIPALVAVGIITLVRSRLLAGLGIIVAAPFLVAFSDRIFDAVVESNIDEGSDSRLDIWMQAWDLLSQYPVLGTGPAGYAAYYMTLYVGSGSSMSTHSNYVDIAAQTGIIGVVAFLWLLGALGIVAWRACRSWRAGFAGGFTAAAAGGLIGAVIAMALGDWVIPFVYNQGIAGFRYTVHTWVFLGFLAAYAARAAHKTTH